The stretch of DNA GGCGGGGAAGAGGCAGTTCATTTAAGCTTAATCCCGTTCCAAGCCATGGTTCGAGCAATTTTTCCGTAGCTGTTTGATCAACAATGGTGGCATCTTGTACACCATGAAATGTTTTAACCAATTTAACCGCATCACGAAGGGCTGTTTCGATATCAACATTGTCAATGGGACGTATTTGAATGGTTGCTTCATAGCTGATTTGATTGCTCCAACTGTTAGCAGCACGCTGTACCAAATCAACACCGATTAATGTGAGGCTTGAGAGAAATGTCATAATAGCAATCACTGCAACAAGTGCTTGACCAGAAATGTTGCTGCTGGGAATAATAGCTGTTGCGTTTTTTTGATTGCTTGTAAAAATAGGGAAAGACTTATTCATGAATTGTCATCCGTCCGTTATGGAGAAGCATACGCCGTGCTGCGACTTGTTCCATCAGTGCAATATCGTGGGTGGCAATGATGACAGCCGTTCCAAAACGGTTTAATTCTATAAACAAGCGGAGCAGGCGTTTTGCCAAAGGTGGATCAACATTTCCTGTTGGTTCATCGGCAAGCAGGATTTCAGGTTGGTCAATGAGTGCACGCGCAATGGCTACTCTTTGTTTTTCTCCGCCAGAAAGAACCGGTGGTAAAACATGAATATGGTCTCCAAGGCCTACCCAACAGAGAAGATCTTCCACTTCGCTGCGATACGTTGCTTCTTCTTGCCCTTTAATGCGTAAAGGTAAAGAGACATTTTCGTAAGTTGTCATGTGATCGAGAAGACGGAAATCTTGAAAAACGACACCGATACGTTGTCGTAATGCGGGAAGTTCTTGTCGTTTAAGCAATGCTGTATCGTTTCCAAACAGATCAATATGACCGCGGGTTGGTTTGAGTGCCAAAAACATAAGACGCATCAACGATGTCTTACCTGCTCCAGAGGCGCCTGTGAGAAATTGAAATGATCCAGGAGGAATATGAAAGCTAATATCACGAAGGACTTCAGGGCCCATTCCGTAGCGCAGACCGACATTCTCAAAATGAATCACTTTTCGTTACCACTTCTGCTTTTATATTGCACCATTGTAAGGATTTTTGCTCCCATTACTCTAGGTTTTTGTTCGGTTTATACTTTACAGTTTTCAATATTTTTTCTTTCACAATTTCTCATTTTTTATTGAGAAATATTGCTTGTAAGAATATTGTTGATCGTTATATCTCCTTATTTTACCTTTATTTATGATTTTAGCAGGAATTCCAAGGTGTTTCTAGCAGAAACATGAAGGCTTTCGTTCGAGTTTTGTCGCTTTAGCAGTGATCTTTTTCGTTTGCTGGTGTTTTTCTTTCTTCAAGTTTTTGTAGAATTCATACTCCAAAATTCTGAATGTTTTCTTTTTCACCCTTTCTTGGTGACTTTAGTAAGAATGCCGAGATAATTTTAGTAGGAAGGCTAAAGCCACCATTGGTGTTTTGCGTTAAGCAATGGCTTTTCTATTTTGGCGATTGGCAATAAGATCATCAACGACTTGTGGTTCGGCAAGGGTTGAAATATCTCCTAGATTACCAAAATCATTTTCGGCGATTTTTCGCAAAATGCGTCTCATAATTTTTCCTGATCGTGTTTTGGGTAGTTGAGGGGCAAACTGAATTTTATCCAATATGGCAATGGAGCCGATTTCTTTTCTGACATGTTTAATCAGCTCTTCTTGCAATGCTTCACTTGAGGTTGTGCCTTCCATTAAGGTGACAAAACTGTAAATTCCTTGTCCTTTAATGGGATGAGGGTAACCGACAATTGCTGCTTCTGAAACAGCAGGATGTAGAACAAGCGCTGATTCAATTTCAGCTGTTCCTAGCCTGTGTCCAGAGACATTGAGAATGTCGTCAACCCGTCCTGTAATCCAATAATAGCCATCGCTGTCACGCCTACACCCATCGCCTGTAAAATATTTCCCTTTATAGGATGAAAAATACGTTTCA from Bartonella taylorii encodes:
- the ftsE gene encoding cell division ATP-binding protein FtsE, with product MIHFENVGLRYGMGPEVLRDISFHIPPGSFQFLTGASGAGKTSLMRLMFLALKPTRGHIDLFGNDTALLKRQELPALRQRIGVVFQDFRLLDHMTTYENVSLPLRIKGQEEATYRSEVEDLLCWVGLGDHIHVLPPVLSGGEKQRVAIARALIDQPEILLADEPTGNVDPPLAKRLLRLFIELNRFGTAVIIATHDIALMEQVAARRMLLHNGRMTIHE